Part of the Halobellus ruber genome is shown below.
CGTCACGACCTCGTAGTCGGTCCCCAGTATCTCGGCGTACTGGTCCGCGAGCCGCGTCTCGTCCTCGACGAGTAGTACGGTTTCGATGTTGTATGGCATATGTCGTTAGTCCCCGTCGGAGCTGGAGTCTGTCCACTCGTCTTTCCGTTTGTTGCCCTCTATCATATCACTTGTTATACTCGATATGTTGCTGATGACGTCGTCCTTCGTCAGCACCCCCTCGACGGTCATTCCGTTGACGACGGGTAGACAGTTCAGATTCGCCCGCTGGAGCTTTCCGACGGCGATCAGGACCGTCTCGTTCGGCCCGACTCTGGACTCGAGCCCCCGGGAGAAGCCGGATATCGGGATCTCGCTCACCGGCGCGTCGGTCTTGTAACACGCCATCAGCGCCTTCCGCCGCGTCACCATCGCTGCCGGCTCCCCGTCTTCGACCACGAACACGTGGTCGACGCCGTTGCCGAGCATCAGCCTGACCGCCTCGTCGAGCGTCCGGTTCCGGGGAACCGTCTCGACGTCCTCCGTCATAACGTGTTTGACGAGCATCAGTTGTTCGTGTGTGGTTGATCGGCGGGCTGTGCGGCCGGTAACACCAGCTTCGCGACGGTCCCGCGGGGCTCGTTCTCCGCGAACCCGAGGCGCCCACCGGAGACCGTCAGGACCCAGTGCACCGCCCAGAGCCCGAACCCGCTCAGGTGGTCCAGTTGTCTCTCACGCTCGGCGCTCAGGACCTCGATCGTCTCCTCGGGGATCCCGGGTCCGTTGTCCTCGATACGGAGTTCGACCTCGTCGTCCGCCTGCCGTCGAACCAGTGCGACCCTGATCTCCGGCGTGTCCGCGTCGTTGTGCTCTACCGCGTTCGTGAGCACGTTCCTGACCGCCCGTTCGATCAGGCTATTGGTCACGACACGGGCGGTCTCGGGCAGGTCGTCCGACACTTCGAGGGCCGTCCGTTCGGCGCGCAGTACCTCCAGTTGCTCCCGCACGACCTCACAGATGTCGACGACTTCCTCGTCCACCTCCCCGGCTTCGAACGTCCGCTTGAACTGTTTGACCTCCTGTATCAGCGACAGCGTCTCGTTCACGGTCTGTTCGGCGGCGTCGAGCTGCTCCTCGGCGGCGTCGAGCTGCTCCCCGGCCGCGTCGTTCGTCCCCTCCCGTCTGGCTAGTTGGATCGAGAGGAGGATCGTGTTCAGGTTGTTCCTGAGGTCGTGTCTCATGATCCGTTGCAGCACCGAGAGCTGCTGTTTCTGCCTTTTTCTCTCCGTGATGTCGCCGGCGACGCCGACGAACCGCTCAATCCGCCCATCGTTGTAGACGGGCCTCAGCGTCTGATCGACCGTCCGACGCTCCCCGTCGTTCCGGCACATCGTGAACTCCGCCCGCCAGGTCTCACCGCGGACGAGCGTGTTCACTATGTCGTCGACCGACACCTCGGATTCCGCTCTACTCGCCAGCGGGAACGTCTGCTCGTCGACGAGGTCGGCGGCGTCGTATTTCGTCTGCGCCTCGAGGGCTGGGTTGACGTACTCGACGGTACCATCCCTGTCCATCCAGTAGATCATACGGCCGGCGTGCTCGACCGCCTCCCGGAACGTTCTGAGCCGACGTTCACGCTCCTTTCGCTTCGAGATGTCACGCCCGATCCCGACGAGGCCGGTCAGCCTCCCGTCCTCGTCCTCCAGCCGCGCCCCGGTGAACTCGTGCGGGATACGCTCGCCGTCGGCGGTAAGCAGGTCCGCCTCGACGGTGTCGCCGTCGGCAACGAGCACGTCTTCCTTGAAAGGGAGCTCTTCGCCCTCGAACGTTGCCTGGATGGCGTCGGCGATTCGCTCCCGCTCTTCCTCGGGGAAGACCTCGACCGCGTCCATTCCCTCCAGTTCCGGCTCGCTGTAGCCGGTTACCCTGGCAAACTGCTCGTTCCACCGGCACAGGCTGCCATCGGCATCGATGACGTAGAACAGGTCGTCCAGCGCGTCGAGGGCCTGATCGATGAACTGCCGTTCCTCGACGAGCTCCCGCTGGTTCCGCTTCAGCTTCGTCACGTCGTGCATCCGCAACAGGTGTCCTCTGATCGCTCCGCCACCACGGTCGAGCGGGAGCGTCTCCACCTCGTAGTGCCGCTCCCCGTTCCGATCCGTCCGGCGTATCTCCGTCCGCTGGGTCGATCCGTCGCGTAGGTCCACGGCCGCCGCAATGTCCGGAAACGCCGTCTCGATGCGAGAGCCGACGACGTCGGTCGTCGCGTCCGCCAGTGACTCCGCTGCTGGGTTGATATCAACGACTCGCGCGCGCTTGTCGACCACGATGACGGGGCTGGTCATCCGCCCGATCAACTCATCGCGCGCGATCTCACGGGCCAGCGGCAGCGTCTGGAGAAACTGGTCGCGGAAGGCCGCGGCGATCAGCACAGTCCCGCTCAGCGCGAACGCCGCCGGTGTCAGGTCTACCGTACCCGTGACCCCGACAAGGTACAGAACGTTCACGCCGAGCGGAACGGCGGCGGCCACTGCCAGCACAACTGCCTCTGACCGGTACGCCCTGTCGGACCGGAGTGCTAGTATACCGATGAACCCGGTTCCGAGTCCTACCAGGGCGTAGGACTGTACCGTGTGCGCCCAGAACAGCACACCGGGGGTTGTCTGTATGACTGCGAGCTGCCCCCGTGACACGACATCGACCGACGACCACAGTAACCCGTGGTGTTGGTTCGTGAACCCAGCCACCGCCGTCAGGGCAGGGATGACCCCTAAGGCAGCGAGCTCTCGTCCCGTCGGGACCCGCAGTCTGCCGGTGTACTGCACAGCGAACACGAACCACGCGATCGAAACAAGCCCAACCGCGGGATACGTTAGACTGTACACGAGACGTTTCACCACAGGGACAGTCGTACCGAGCCCGACCACGTAGGTCAAACACCACCAGGTGACCCCGAACAGCAGCACGATCAGCGACCGGGCGTACCGATACTCACGGTGTCGCCAGGCTATGATACTCAGAAGCGTCGACGCAACCGCGCCGACGAGTATCGGGATGTGAAACACGGAGAACTGCCACGGCCCCATCGTGAGGTCACCCTTCGGACCTACTAGTCACTGAATCTACTAATACCGTTTGGACGAAAAACAAGGTTTGATAACTGGAGTGTGGTCGTAGAGCGGCTTCGTCTCAAATATGAGGGGCGCGCTGAGACGAGACGTATGCGAGATGTATCCCTACTCCCCTGGCGACCAGTCGCGTTCGCCGGCCCGGACCGCCACGTCGAGCCAGTTCTCCTCGGGCGGGAGCGGACACGAGAACGTCTCGCTGAACGCACAGAACGGCGAGTACGCCAGGTTGAAATCCAGCGTGACCACGTCGCCGTCGGCGAGGTCGTCCTCGGGGTGGAGTTCGAGATACCGGCCCCCACGGTAGGACTCCTGGCCGGTGGTCTTGTCGCGGAACGGCACGAACACGGCCTCCTCGTCGTCGTCGGGGCGCTGCTTGTAGCCGTGGAGTTCGAGGTCCTCCCCGCCGAGCTCGAAGGCGAAGGTCACGATCCGGACGTACCGGACCTCGTTGCCGGCGGTCGTCTCCATCGGCACCGGCTCGGGGTCGTCGTGGACGGCAACCGACGCCGCCACCCGGTAGTCGGGGTCGGGATCGAAGTACTCGAGCCCCGAGAACGCCTCCCGGTGCTCCGGCGGGATCGGCGACTGCGGATGCTCGGCGAGGAAGTCGTCTTTCTCCTCGCGGTTCGCCCGGAGGTCGGCGACGTAGCCGTCGGCCGGGTCGTCCTGCGTGTCTACCATACCTCCCGTTCACTGTCCGTACCGTAACGTCTAACGGTCCGACGACGGGCCTCGGATCCGATCGATCCGTCGGGTCGAGACGACGCCTTGCGACGGCTTACGTGTCGGCCTCCGCGCCGTAGCCGTGGCCGACCAGGAGCGCAACGGCGTTCGCCGCCAGCAGCGCGGCGAAGGCGGCCGGCTGGCCCCCTTCGAGGCCCCCGACGAGCAACGGGAGGTAGAGGAACGGCAGCGCAACCGCGACCCAGAAGGCCACGAACCGGAGCGGGGCCGCGAGGTGCGCGAGCGGCTGCGAGAGCTCCGCGGGCGGCGATCGGATGAGCTCGCGAACCCGACGTGCGCGGTCGGAGTCGAACGGAGGGCTGAAACTCGACATCTACCCCGACATACAGTCCGGGGGATCATATAGCCGCCAGAGCGTTGTCGTGGTTTCACCCGAATTTAGACAGTTTTCGCGACGTTTTATGCTCTCCCGAACCGGTAAAGAGCGTTTGTCGTCCGGAACCGCAGCCCCGATCGCGGAGTAAAGGGCGTTTGTCGTCCGGAACCGCAGCCCCGTGATCGCACCCGGGGTCTACTGCGCCGAGCGCGGACGCGACCCCAGTACGACTACACTTCGCCGGAGTCGTCGCCACGAGCCGGACAGCCCTGTGTGACACTCACAGGCGTGCTATCGCCCGTCTCCCGCGGCTTTTAGTGCGCGGACGATAACCCCCGCCTATGACTGACGACGACCTCCCGCCACGGTCGGTCGACAGTAACCTGTTCATCACCGTCTCGGGGCCGCCGGGGTGCGGCGCCACCACGGTGTGTGAGGGGTTGTCGACGGCGCTCGACTGCGGCTACGTCTCCGGCGGCGACATCTTCCGGGAGCTGGCCGACGACCGGGACATGTCGCTGTCGCAACTCATCGCGAAGACCGACGAGACCGACGAGATCGACCGTGCTTTGGACCAGCGGCTCCGGACGATCGCCGAGAAGTGGGGTGCGTCGAACAAACCGTTCGTGCTCGAATCCCGGCTCGCGGGATGGCTCGCGGGCAACCGCGCGGACCTGCGGATCTGGCTCGACGCCCCCGACGAGGTGCGCGTCGAGCGGACGGCGGGCAGAGAGGAGATGGAAGCCGAGATGCGCGTCCGGGAGGTCAGCGAGGCCGGCCGGTACCGGTCGTACTACGGCATCGACATCAACGACCGCTCCTTCTACGATCTGGCGATCAACACCGCCCGGTGGAGCCCCGGAGCGACCCTGGAGATGATCCTCACGGCGATCGAGGAGTACGACCCGGACGTCGACGAGGGCGCGTTCCCGACCGAGGACGTCGACCTGTAGCGGGGGCCGCTGGCACCCGAGCGGCCGGTCGCTGTCCCGCTCACGACCGCGACACCAGTCGCCGGAGCCGCGGGAGCTCCGCCCGGATCGCCCGCCGTTTCACCAGCACGAACCCCGCGAAGATGACGACGAAGCCGACCGCGGTGGTGATCGTCGGCACCTCCGCGAGCACGACCCACCCGACCAGCGCCGCCGAAATCGGCGCGACGTACGAGACGAGGTTGATCTGGATCGGCCCCAGTCGGTCGAGCAGGTCGAAGTAGATGAGGAAGCCGAGCGCGCTCGCGGCCACCGAGAGGTAGCCGAGCGCCGCGACCGCCTCGACGGTCCAGGCCACCTCGGCGACCGACTCCCCGACCCCGAGGCTCACGCCGTGCATTATGAGCGCCCCGCCGACCATCGCCCACGCTTCCATCGTCTCGATCGGCAGCGACGCCCCGATCCGGCGGGTCAGTACCGACCCGAGTGCGAACGCGGTGGCCGCGCCGAAGATCAGCAGTTTCGCAACCGCGCCGCCGGCGAGCAGGTTGCCCGGATCGGGGTTCGAGAGGATCACGACACCGGCGAGCCCCAAAAACAGACCGACGATTCCGACGAGCGTCAGCCGTTCGTCGGGGAGGAAGAGACGGGCGAAGCCCGTCGTGAGCACTGGACTGAGGCTGACGATCACCGCCGCCGCCGCGGAGGTGACCGCGGGGTCGGTCTCGCCGACGAAAAGCAGCGTGTGGTAGCCAGCGATGATCAGCGTCGCCCCGACCGCGACCTGTGCCCACTGGCCCCGGCCCTGCGGGATCGGCGTGTCGGTTGCGTAGCCGGCGTAGCCCAGCATCAACACCCCCGCGATGTCGTATCGGAACGCCGCAAACAGCACCGGCGGGAAGTAGGTCAGCCCGCTCTTTATCGCCACGAACGCCGAGCCCCAGACGGTCGCTAAAAGCAGGAAAAGCGACAGGTTTCGGTACCGGCTCACAGCCGGACTCCGGTTCCGGCCGCCCTCAACGTTTCGTTCCTGGAGCGGCGGTTTTTGTTCTCCGGCCGGTCTTTCCGACCCGATGGACGAGTTCACCTACCGACCCCCACCGACGACGAGGCGTTTCTGATAACCGACGCACTGGACGAACGCCGGGGCGAGGACCCGTTCTGATCGGTCGGTGCTGCCGGCCCGCCGAAAGCCGCGGCGGCGACCCGCTACGCCCCACCTGCCCGGCGCTCGTCGCGGAGCGCCCGGAGCACGTCCTGGCGGGCCACGATCCCGACGAGTGCGTCGCCGTCGACCACCGGCAGCCGGTTGACGTCGCGCTCCCCGTCGGCGAGCAGATCGAGCAGGTCATCGAGCGTGGCGTCGCGGTCGACGGTCACCAGATCCGTGGTCATCACCGACCGGACCGGCTTGTCGGTGTTCCGCAGCAGGTCGATCCCCAGGTCGAGGTCGTCCCACGACACGTCGACGGCGTAGGTGAGCGTCTCCAGGAAGGGTGGGAACCCGACCGGGATCCACAGCGTCCGGTCCTCGGTCTGGAACAGTCCGACGAGGTCGCGCTGGGTCACGATGCCGACCAGGCGGCCGTCCTCGACGACGGGGAACCCGTTGAACTCCGCGCGGGCGAGCCGGCCGAGCACCTCGCCGATGTCGTCGTCGGGAGCGACCGTCCCGACGTCGGTCGTCATCAGGTCGCTCGCCGTCAGCGTCGGGGTAGGGGCCATACCGTGCCGTTCGTCGGCTTGCCGTCTAATCCTGTCGATGGCGGGAGCCGGGGGCATTTGCGGGATATCTTTATGAATCCCCGCTCGCAAGCGGACGTATGGCCGCTCACGGCCGGTCGACGCTCCGTGACCTGTTCGACGAGGCGCCGACGCCACACATCGCCCACCCGCCGCGAACCCACCACCGCCATTTCTACGTCGCAACCGACGGCTCCTACCGGCGGGACGGCGGCGGGCTCGGCGCCGTGATCGAAACCCGGGACGGCAGCCGCGTGGCCCGCGTCTCCGTCCCCGACGCCGCCCCCGACAACAACGTCGCGGAGTATCGCGCGCTCCACCTCGGGCTCGACGTCCTCGCCGCCCGGACCCCGGACCACGCGCGGATCGGCGTCCTCGTCGACCACGACGAACTCGCGGCCGCGGTCAACGCCGAAGTGCTGGCCGCCGGCGGCGACGCCGACTGGCGCCCCACGGGTCGCGGACAGGTGCCCCCGGGCGGGGAGTCCCACTGGCGGGGGATCCGCGCCCGGATCGCGGGCTTCGCGGAACTACGAGCCGCCCGCATCGACGGCCGGGAGAACCCCGCCCACCCGCTCGCG
Proteins encoded:
- a CDS encoding EamA family transporter, with amino-acid sequence MSRYRNLSLFLLLATVWGSAFVAIKSGLTYFPPVLFAAFRYDIAGVLMLGYAGYATDTPIPQGRGQWAQVAVGATLIIAGYHTLLFVGETDPAVTSAAAAVIVSLSPVLTTGFARLFLPDERLTLVGIVGLFLGLAGVVILSNPDPGNLLAGGAVAKLLIFGAATAFALGSVLTRRIGASLPIETMEAWAMVGGALIMHGVSLGVGESVAEVAWTVEAVAALGYLSVAASALGFLIYFDLLDRLGPIQINLVSYVAPISAALVGWVVLAEVPTITTAVGFVVIFAGFVLVKRRAIRAELPRLRRLVSRS
- the cmk gene encoding (d)CMP kinase, which codes for MTDDDLPPRSVDSNLFITVSGPPGCGATTVCEGLSTALDCGYVSGGDIFRELADDRDMSLSQLIAKTDETDEIDRALDQRLRTIAEKWGASNKPFVLESRLAGWLAGNRADLRIWLDAPDEVRVERTAGREEMEAEMRVREVSEAGRYRSYYGIDINDRSFYDLAINTARWSPGATLEMILTAIEEYDPDVDEGAFPTEDVDL
- a CDS encoding CBS domain-containing protein, with product MAPTPTLTASDLMTTDVGTVAPDDDIGEVLGRLARAEFNGFPVVEDGRLVGIVTQRDLVGLFQTEDRTLWIPVGFPPFLETLTYAVDVSWDDLDLGIDLLRNTDKPVRSVMTTDLVTVDRDATLDDLLDLLADGERDVNRLPVVDGDALVGIVARQDVLRALRDERRAGGA
- a CDS encoding histidine kinase N-terminal 7TM domain-containing protein; the encoded protein is MGPWQFSVFHIPILVGAVASTLLSIIAWRHREYRYARSLIVLLFGVTWWCLTYVVGLGTTVPVVKRLVYSLTYPAVGLVSIAWFVFAVQYTGRLRVPTGRELAALGVIPALTAVAGFTNQHHGLLWSSVDVVSRGQLAVIQTTPGVLFWAHTVQSYALVGLGTGFIGILALRSDRAYRSEAVVLAVAAAVPLGVNVLYLVGVTGTVDLTPAAFALSGTVLIAAAFRDQFLQTLPLAREIARDELIGRMTSPVIVVDKRARVVDINPAAESLADATTDVVGSRIETAFPDIAAAVDLRDGSTQRTEIRRTDRNGERHYEVETLPLDRGGGAIRGHLLRMHDVTKLKRNQRELVEERQFIDQALDALDDLFYVIDADGSLCRWNEQFARVTGYSEPELEGMDAVEVFPEEERERIADAIQATFEGEELPFKEDVLVADGDTVEADLLTADGERIPHEFTGARLEDEDGRLTGLVGIGRDISKRKERERRLRTFREAVEHAGRMIYWMDRDGTVEYVNPALEAQTKYDAADLVDEQTFPLASRAESEVSVDDIVNTLVRGETWRAEFTMCRNDGERRTVDQTLRPVYNDGRIERFVGVAGDITERKRQKQQLSVLQRIMRHDLRNNLNTILLSIQLARREGTNDAAGEQLDAAEEQLDAAEQTVNETLSLIQEVKQFKRTFEAGEVDEEVVDICEVVREQLEVLRAERTALEVSDDLPETARVVTNSLIERAVRNVLTNAVEHNDADTPEIRVALVRRQADDEVELRIEDNGPGIPEETIEVLSAERERQLDHLSGFGLWAVHWVLTVSGGRLGFAENEPRGTVAKLVLPAAQPADQPHTNN
- a CDS encoding CBS domain-containing protein, whose amino-acid sequence is MTEDVETVPRNRTLDEAVRLMLGNGVDHVFVVEDGEPAAMVTRRKALMACYKTDAPVSEIPISGFSRGLESRVGPNETVLIAVGKLQRANLNCLPVVNGMTVEGVLTKDDVISNISSITSDMIEGNKRKDEWTDSSSDGD
- a CDS encoding DUF1684 domain-containing protein; amino-acid sequence: MVDTQDDPADGYVADLRANREEKDDFLAEHPQSPIPPEHREAFSGLEYFDPDPDYRVAASVAVHDDPEPVPMETTAGNEVRYVRIVTFAFELGGEDLELHGYKQRPDDDEEAVFVPFRDKTTGQESYRGGRYLELHPEDDLADGDVVTLDFNLAYSPFCAFSETFSCPLPPEENWLDVAVRAGERDWSPGE
- a CDS encoding reverse transcriptase-like protein, which produces MAAHGRSTLRDLFDEAPTPHIAHPPRTHHRHFYVATDGSYRRDGGGLGAVIETRDGSRVARVSVPDAAPDNNVAEYRALHLGLDVLAARTPDHARIGVLVDHDELAAAVNAEVLAAGGDADWRPTGRGQVPPGGESHWRGIRARIAGFAELRAARIDGRENPAHPLANAPEDYAHVNRRADRCVVPGSTDPGGRAAAEEGDPQYPPPSRLGGEASD